A stretch of Carya illinoinensis cultivar Pawnee chromosome 14, C.illinoinensisPawnee_v1, whole genome shotgun sequence DNA encodes these proteins:
- the LOC122294599 gene encoding probable cellulose synthase A catalytic subunit 8 [UDP-forming] has protein sequence MKREYEEFKVRVNGLVAKAQKIPEEGWIMQDGTPWPGNNVRDHPGMIQVFLGQSGGLDSEGNELPRLVYVSREKRPGFQHHKKAGAMNALVRVSAVLTNGPFLLNLDCDHYVNNSKALREAMCFLMDPNLGKHVCYVQFPQRFDGIDRNDRYAN, from the exons AGAGAATACGAAGAATTTAAAGTCCGTGTTAATGGGCTTGTTGCCAAGGCACAAAAAATTCCTGAAGAAGGATGGATTATGCAAGATGGTACACCATGGCCTGGAAACAATGTCAGAGACCATCCAGGAATGATCCAG GTCTTCTTGGGCCAAAGTGGGGGGCTTGATTCTGAGGGCAATGAGCTGCCACGTTTAGTCTATGTTTCTCGTGAAAAGCGTCCTGGTTTTCAACATCACAAGAAGGCTGGTGCCATGAATGCACTT GTTCGAGTATCAGCAGTCCTTACCAATGGGCCTTTCTTGTTGAATCTTGATTGTGATCACTACGTAAACAACAGCAAGGCCTTGAGGGAAGCTATGTGCTTCCTCATGGATCCAAACCTTGGGAAACATGTTTGCTATGTTCAGTTTCCTCAGAGATTTGATGGTATTGACAGGAATGATCGATATGCCAACC